Proteins from one Candidatus Eisenbacteria bacterium genomic window:
- a CDS encoding phosphoribosylglycinamide formyltransferase, with translation MTRAPIGVLASGRGSNLLAILEASSASGYPARVALVLSDVEDAPALDHARAAGVDALYVPPGPRRARVSPEAETRMVEELRARDVRLVALAGFMRILSPRFLDAFPNRVINIHPSLLPSFPGLEAQRQAFAHGVRVSGCTTHIVDAGVDSGPILFQTAVPVRDEETAESLAARILAEEHKLYPRTIAALLTQELVLDGRRCLFRPKGAPR, from the coding sequence GTGACGCGAGCGCCGATCGGCGTCCTCGCGTCGGGCCGGGGGAGCAACCTGCTCGCGATTCTTGAAGCATCAAGCGCTTCCGGATATCCCGCGAGGGTGGCGCTTGTCCTCTCGGACGTCGAGGACGCGCCCGCGCTCGATCACGCCCGCGCGGCCGGCGTCGACGCGCTGTACGTCCCGCCCGGACCGCGGCGCGCCCGCGTCTCTCCGGAAGCGGAAACGCGGATGGTCGAGGAGCTCCGGGCGCGGGACGTCCGGCTCGTCGCGCTCGCCGGCTTCATGCGGATCCTCTCGCCGCGATTTCTTGACGCGTTTCCGAACCGCGTGATCAACATCCATCCCTCGCTTCTCCCCTCGTTCCCCGGGCTCGAGGCGCAGCGACAGGCCTTCGCACACGGCGTCCGGGTCTCCGGCTGCACGACTCACATCGTCGACGCGGGCGTCGACTCCGGCCCGATCCTCTTTCAGACCGCGGTCCCCGTCCGCGACGAGGAGACGGCGGAAAGCCTCGCGGCGCGAATCCTCGCGGAGGAGCACAAGCTTTATCCGCGAACGATCGCCGCGCTTCTCACGCAGGAGCTTGTTCTCGACGGAAGACGGTGCCTCTTCCGTCCGAAAGGAGCGCCCCGGTGA